A single genomic interval of Methylocystis sp. IM3 harbors:
- the fae gene encoding formaldehyde-activating enzyme yields MSDIWLATGEATVLAADGQYTDAMPEVLIGNVKGPVGHAFASMTGQVAGHPRMFVIRDLNQQVRPATMMTTKMTVKSEAFVELLGGVVQAATADAIVDCVAEGLIPKDRANELCMIIMIWLDPRCATDENLDRRDLYRTNYEATKLAISRALKGEPTVDELIANRKTISHYALEGVFDE; encoded by the coding sequence ATGAGCGATATTTGGCTGGCGACGGGCGAAGCGACGGTTCTCGCGGCGGACGGGCAATATACGGACGCGATGCCGGAAGTTCTGATCGGCAATGTGAAGGGGCCGGTCGGGCACGCCTTCGCCTCCATGACCGGACAGGTCGCGGGCCATCCGCGCATGTTCGTCATCCGCGACCTCAACCAGCAGGTCCGCCCGGCGACGATGATGACCACCAAGATGACGGTGAAGTCCGAAGCCTTTGTCGAGCTGCTCGGCGGCGTGGTGCAGGCGGCGACCGCCGACGCCATCGTCGATTGCGTCGCGGAAGGACTCATTCCGAAGGATCGGGCGAATGAGCTCTGCATGATCATCATGATCTGGCTCGACCCGCGCTGCGCCACGGACGAGAACCTCGACAGAAGGGATCTCTACCGCACGAATTACGAGGCGACGAAGCTCGCGATCTCCCGCGCGCTCAAGGGCGAGCCCACGGTCGATGAGCTCATCGCCAACCGCAAGACCATCTCTCACTACGCGCTGGAAGGCGTGTTCGACGAGTAA
- a CDS encoding GNAT family N-acetyltransferase yields MTDQPSPSPIRVAEIAGDAAFAALATTWRDLFDATPDATPFDSYEWLSAWRRRRGRGEPLALVAYEDDIPIAAMPLMRVSWPFNMLRWMGAPDSDYHDMVGGRRREECAAAFLAHLDDRPGWRLCDLRGLRPEALSRLSAPLGPVSTELQPCAALSLPASREDFERAMARKLRWSLKRGATLLKDECGDVSFSTVARPEDLPAAMDDLFRLHTARLNKKGDRGAFAQSSSRLFHQEIAGKFLERGWLRLHRAMAGGSCIAALYCFHLRGTTYYYLGGFDPAFSRFSPGALVINHAILTAIDEGAREFDFMRGAEDYKSRWKAESRVSGRIVFGPRGRVSRVILVARRMGQTLRGLWRPESGGGAKNAAAPPSYSSNTPSSA; encoded by the coding sequence ATGACGGACCAGCCCAGCCCTTCGCCCATCCGAGTCGCCGAGATTGCGGGAGACGCGGCCTTTGCCGCTCTTGCGACGACCTGGCGCGACCTGTTCGACGCCACGCCCGACGCGACGCCCTTTGACAGTTACGAATGGCTGTCGGCTTGGCGTCGCCGCCGCGGACGTGGGGAGCCTCTCGCTCTCGTCGCCTATGAGGACGACATCCCCATCGCCGCCATGCCGCTTATGCGGGTTTCCTGGCCGTTCAATATGCTGAGATGGATGGGCGCTCCCGATTCCGACTATCACGACATGGTCGGCGGCCGCCGGCGGGAAGAATGCGCAGCCGCGTTTCTCGCGCATCTCGACGACAGGCCCGGTTGGCGCCTTTGCGACCTGAGGGGGTTGCGCCCGGAGGCGTTGTCGCGGCTATCGGCTCCGCTGGGCCCGGTCTCGACGGAGCTTCAGCCTTGCGCAGCGTTGAGCTTGCCGGCTTCCCGCGAGGACTTCGAACGCGCCATGGCCCGAAAGCTGCGTTGGTCGCTCAAGCGGGGGGCCACGCTGCTGAAGGATGAGTGTGGCGACGTCTCCTTCTCCACCGTGGCGCGGCCCGAGGATCTGCCCGCCGCGATGGATGATCTTTTCCGCCTCCATACGGCGCGGCTGAACAAGAAGGGCGACCGTGGCGCCTTCGCACAGTCAAGTTCTCGCCTGTTTCACCAGGAAATCGCCGGAAAATTCCTGGAGCGCGGATGGCTTCGGCTCCATCGGGCGATGGCGGGCGGCTCCTGCATCGCGGCCCTGTACTGCTTTCATTTGCGAGGGACGACCTATTACTACCTCGGCGGATTCGATCCGGCTTTTTCGCGCTTCAGCCCCGGCGCTCTCGTCATAAACCATGCCATCCTGACGGCGATCGACGAGGGCGCGCGTGAATTCGACTTCATGCGCGGGGCCGAGGATTACAAATCGAGGTGGAAAGCGGAAAGCCGTGTCAGCGGGCGTATCGTGTTCGGACCACGCGGCCGGGTTTCTCGGGTCATTCTCGTAGCCCGCCGTATGGGGCAGACGCTGCGGGGCCTATGGCGGCCGGAAAGCGGCGGCGGCGCGAAGAACGCCGCCGCGCCGCCGTCTTACTCGTCGAACACGCCTTCCAGCGCGTAG
- a CDS encoding DUF952 domain-containing protein yields the protein MTLIYKIVSTPEWRAAEASGVFTGAAIDLADGYIHFSTAEQSEETAAKHFAGQADLLLVAVAAERLGDALKWEVSRGGALFPHLYAPLSLSAVTRVAPLPLRSGRHDFTGLL from the coding sequence GTGACGCTCATCTACAAAATTGTCTCCACCCCCGAATGGCGCGCGGCGGAAGCGAGCGGCGTCTTCACTGGCGCGGCCATCGACCTCGCTGACGGCTACATCCATTTTTCCACCGCCGAACAGTCGGAAGAGACGGCCGCGAAGCATTTCGCCGGACAGGCCGATCTGCTGCTCGTCGCGGTGGCTGCCGAGAGGCTCGGCGACGCGCTGAAATGGGAGGTCTCGCGCGGCGGGGCGTTGTTCCCGCATCTTTACGCGCCTCTCTCCCTTTCCGCCGTGACGCGCGTCGCGCCGCTGCCGCTCAGAAGCGGGCGCCACGATTTCACGGGCCTGTTATGA
- the dinB gene encoding DNA polymerase IV has protein sequence MEDKKTHCSAGPSAPRKIIHIDMDAFYASVEQRDDPQLRGKPVAVGGARERGVVAAASYEARRFGVRSAMPSVTARRKCPDLIFVRPRFDVYRQISLQIREIFAQFTPVIEPLALDEAYLDVTENLKGIASATRIAEEIRVKIREETGLTASAGVSYNKFLAKIASDYRKPDGLFVITPQLGPAFVETLEVGRFHGVGPATREKMNRLGIETGADLKAQPLEFLERHFGKAGAYYFSIARGVDARPVRANRIRKSIGAENTFSQDILDLAAARAALAPIAEKVWRACEKDRIRGRAVTLKVKYADFRVVTRSRTGAAPIGGQAEFLEIALMLLTPLFPSAKGVRLLGLSLSALEGAADAPRQLRLDLTS, from the coding sequence ATGGAGGATAAAAAAACACATTGCTCGGCCGGCCCCTCCGCGCCGCGTAAAATCATTCATATCGACATGGACGCCTTCTACGCCTCCGTCGAGCAGCGTGACGACCCGCAGTTGCGCGGCAAGCCTGTCGCGGTCGGGGGCGCGCGGGAGCGGGGCGTTGTGGCGGCGGCGAGTTACGAGGCGCGCCGGTTTGGCGTGCGGTCTGCGATGCCGTCGGTGACGGCGCGGCGAAAATGCCCCGACCTCATCTTCGTGAGGCCGCGATTTGACGTTTACCGCCAGATTTCTCTCCAAATTCGCGAGATTTTCGCGCAGTTCACGCCCGTCATCGAGCCGCTCGCGCTCGACGAGGCCTATCTCGACGTCACCGAAAACCTCAAGGGCATAGCCTCGGCGACCCGGATCGCCGAAGAAATCCGAGTCAAAATCCGTGAAGAGACAGGCCTCACGGCATCCGCCGGCGTCTCCTACAACAAATTCCTCGCCAAGATCGCCTCGGATTACCGCAAGCCTGACGGGCTTTTCGTCATCACGCCGCAGTTGGGGCCGGCTTTCGTAGAAACGCTGGAGGTCGGCCGCTTCCATGGCGTCGGCCCCGCGACGCGGGAGAAGATGAACCGGCTCGGCATCGAGACGGGCGCCGACCTCAAGGCGCAGCCGCTCGAATTTCTGGAGCGGCATTTCGGCAAGGCGGGCGCTTATTATTTTTCGATTGCGCGTGGCGTCGACGCTCGGCCTGTGCGCGCCAACCGGATTCGCAAGTCGATCGGCGCGGAAAACACGTTTTCGCAGGATATTCTCGACCTCGCCGCGGCGCGGGCGGCGCTTGCGCCGATCGCCGAAAAGGTCTGGCGCGCCTGCGAGAAGGATCGGATCCGCGGCCGCGCCGTCACCCTCAAGGTGAAATATGCCGATTTCCGTGTGGTCACCCGCTCGCGAACCGGCGCGGCGCCGATCGGCGGGCAGGCGGAGTTCCTGGAAATCGCGCTGATGCTGCTCACCCCGCTTTTTCCCAGCGCGAAGGGCGTGCGTCTGCTCGGGCTCAGCCTGTCGGCGCTCGAAGGCGCAGCCGATGCGCCCAGACAGCTTAGGCTTGACTTAACTTCCTGA
- the glmU gene encoding bifunctional UDP-N-acetylglucosamine diphosphorylase/glucosamine-1-phosphate N-acetyltransferase GlmU, translating to MPSSRKALAVVLAAGEGTRMKSDRPKVLHQVAGRSMLAHVLAAVAEAGVESVAVVVGPGRDDVRDEALRLAPGARVYVQTERLGTAHAVLAAREAIAEGFDDLVVLFADTPLVTGATILALRGALAEGAGVAALGFMAADPFGYGRLIQDESGDLLAIREEKDATEAERAIRLSNAGLMALDGRSALGWLGRIGAANAKGEYYLTDVIEIAREAGRPARVVLAEETEVLGVNDRIQLAQAEAVAQTRLRRAAMAAGVTMIAPETVFLSFDTTLGRDVLIEPHVVIGPGVSIADGTVIHSFSHLEGARVGAGATIGPYARLRPGAALSERAKVGNFVEIKNANVAAGAKVNHLTYIGDADVGANANIGAGTITCNYDGFFKYRTEIGENAFIGSNSALVAPVKIGAGAYVGSGSVVTKDVAADALAVARGRQMEKIGWAASFRAAQAARKAKK from the coding sequence ATGCCGAGCTCCCGCAAAGCGCTCGCCGTCGTCCTCGCCGCGGGCGAAGGCACGCGCATGAAATCCGACCGGCCGAAAGTGTTGCACCAGGTGGCGGGGCGCTCCATGCTCGCCCATGTGCTCGCCGCCGTCGCCGAGGCCGGCGTCGAATCGGTCGCCGTCGTCGTCGGCCCGGGCCGGGACGACGTCCGGGACGAAGCCTTGCGGCTCGCCCCCGGGGCGCGGGTCTATGTGCAGACCGAGCGGCTCGGCACCGCCCATGCCGTTCTTGCGGCGCGGGAGGCCATCGCGGAAGGGTTCGACGACCTTGTCGTGCTCTTCGCCGACACGCCGCTCGTCACCGGCGCGACTATCCTCGCCCTGCGCGGCGCCCTTGCCGAAGGCGCGGGCGTCGCGGCGTTGGGCTTCATGGCGGCGGATCCGTTCGGCTATGGCCGGCTGATCCAGGACGAGTCGGGCGACCTGCTCGCGATCCGCGAGGAGAAGGACGCAACCGAGGCCGAGCGCGCCATTCGCCTGAGCAACGCCGGCCTCATGGCGCTCGACGGCAGGAGCGCGCTGGGCTGGCTGGGCCGGATCGGCGCCGCCAACGCGAAGGGCGAGTATTATCTCACCGACGTCATCGAGATCGCGCGGGAAGCCGGCCGTCCGGCGCGGGTCGTCCTCGCCGAGGAGACGGAAGTGCTCGGCGTCAACGATCGTATTCAGCTCGCTCAGGCCGAGGCCGTCGCACAGACCCGCCTGCGCCGCGCCGCCATGGCCGCGGGCGTCACCATGATCGCGCCCGAGACCGTCTTTCTGAGCTTCGATACGACGCTCGGCCGCGACGTGCTGATCGAGCCGCATGTGGTCATCGGGCCGGGCGTCTCGATCGCCGACGGGACGGTGATCCATTCGTTCTCCCATCTCGAAGGGGCGCGTGTCGGCGCGGGCGCGACGATCGGCCCCTATGCGCGGCTCAGGCCCGGCGCGGCGCTTTCCGAACGGGCGAAGGTCGGCAATTTCGTGGAAATCAAGAACGCCAATGTCGCGGCCGGGGCCAAGGTCAACCATCTGACCTATATCGGCGACGCCGACGTCGGCGCCAACGCGAACATCGGCGCCGGAACGATCACCTGCAATTACGACGGCTTCTTCAAATACCGGACCGAAATTGGCGAGAACGCCTTCATCGGTTCGAACTCGGCGCTGGTCGCGCCGGTAAAGATCGGGGCGGGGGCCTATGTCGGCTCGGGCTCGGTCGTGACCAAGGACGTGGCCGCCGACGCGCTCGCCGTCGCGCGCGGGCGGCAGATGGAGAAAATCGGCTGGGCCGCGTCGTTCCGCGCCGCGCAGGCCGCCAGGAAAGCAAAAAAATAG
- a CDS encoding glucan biosynthesis protein — MFERRDLLKAALGALASGLAPSVAQAQGKETPSAPSAPFSREAILDLARALASKPYAPPPSDLREPFASLSYEQLVGIKTRPGSALWTGENKGFSIEPLHRGNIFTTAVDLFVVENGAATRIAYDQNRFDYGGLKVPEKLPDLGYSGFRVLRAEPGGGEAELAIFQGASFYRAVAAGQNLGVTARGLSIRTADPRGEEFPAFRMFWIEKPTLGENALVIHALLDSPSVAGIYRFTVRPGEATLIDTELTLFSRTTVDHYGLAGFAAASLHTPLDSRRRNDDLRPMAAAINGIQMLTGAGEWLWRPVSNREELQFSSFVDHNPKGFGALQRKRDIADYQDDDQHWERRPSLWIEPLGDWSDGAMQLVEIPSESENNENIVAYWRPKTPLVGGGAATFAYRQFWCWEPPSRPPMAVAIDARAGHVPGLKRRRFIVVFSGDVLADPQKTARLSAALTTSPGSATNVRTFLNPQGKTCRVVFDLDAAGENYCEMRLVLRADEEPISETWLYRWTP; from the coding sequence ATGTTTGAACGAAGAGATCTATTGAAAGCGGCCCTCGGCGCCCTCGCCTCGGGCCTCGCGCCTTCTGTCGCGCAGGCGCAAGGGAAGGAGACGCCGTCCGCGCCGTCCGCGCCCTTTTCGCGCGAAGCAATCCTGGATCTGGCCCGCGCGCTCGCATCGAAGCCCTATGCGCCGCCGCCGAGCGACCTGCGCGAGCCTTTCGCCAGCCTCTCCTATGAGCAGCTCGTCGGGATCAAGACGCGGCCCGGCTCTGCTCTATGGACCGGCGAAAACAAAGGCTTCTCCATCGAGCCGCTGCACCGCGGCAATATTTTCACCACGGCGGTCGACCTCTTCGTCGTGGAGAACGGCGCGGCGACTCGGATCGCGTATGACCAGAACCGGTTCGACTACGGCGGGCTGAAGGTCCCCGAAAAGCTGCCCGATCTCGGCTATTCCGGCTTTCGCGTGCTGCGCGCCGAGCCCGGCGGCGGCGAAGCGGAGCTGGCGATCTTCCAGGGCGCGAGTTTCTACCGCGCCGTGGCGGCGGGGCAAAACCTCGGGGTCACCGCGCGCGGCCTCTCGATTCGCACCGCCGACCCGCGCGGCGAGGAATTCCCGGCCTTCCGCATGTTCTGGATCGAGAAGCCGACGCTCGGAGAAAACGCGCTCGTCATCCATGCGCTACTCGATTCGCCCAGCGTAGCCGGAATTTATCGTTTTACTGTCCGTCCGGGAGAGGCGACGCTGATCGACACGGAGCTGACGCTCTTTTCCCGCACGACGGTCGATCATTACGGCCTCGCGGGCTTTGCGGCGGCCTCGCTCCACACGCCGCTCGACTCGCGCCGGCGCAACGACGATCTGCGCCCCATGGCGGCGGCGATCAATGGCATCCAGATGCTCACCGGCGCGGGCGAATGGCTGTGGCGGCCGGTCTCCAATCGCGAGGAGCTGCAGTTCTCATCCTTCGTGGATCATAATCCCAAAGGATTCGGCGCGCTTCAGAGGAAACGCGACATCGCGGACTATCAGGACGACGACCAGCACTGGGAGCGGCGTCCCTCGCTCTGGATCGAGCCGCTCGGCGACTGGAGCGACGGCGCAATGCAGCTCGTGGAAATCCCCTCTGAGTCCGAGAACAATGAAAACATCGTCGCCTATTGGCGCCCGAAGACGCCCCTCGTCGGGGGCGGCGCGGCGACTTTCGCCTATCGTCAGTTCTGGTGCTGGGAGCCGCCGAGCCGGCCGCCCATGGCGGTGGCCATCGACGCCCGCGCCGGCCATGTCCCCGGCCTGAAGCGGCGCCGCTTTATTGTCGTTTTTTCGGGCGATGTTCTCGCAGATCCACAGAAAACCGCGCGACTTTCGGCCGCCTTGACCACATCTCCCGGATCGGCCACCAACGTCCGCACGTTCCTCAATCCGCAGGGAAAGACGTGCCGCGTTGTGTTCGACCTCGACGCGGCCGGCGAAAATTACTGCGAAATGCGACTCGTCCTGCGCGCGGATGAGGAGCCAATCAGCGAAACCTGGCTTTACAGATGGACTCCCTGA
- a CDS encoding quinone-dependent dihydroorotate dehydrogenase: protein MIDAFSLASPLLRLLDAEDAHRATIAALKLLPTRRPPTDDPRLAVSAFGLDFPNPVGLAAGFDKNAEVAGPMLGLGFGFVEVGTLTPRAQPGNPRPRAFRLVQDRGVINRYGFNNEGHAPALARLSLARPDGILGVNVGANKDADDRVADYVAGVRTFTEAASYFTINVSSPNTPGLRDLQEPEALSDLLARVIEARDAAAVRRPVLLKIAPDLSLPQLDGVVRVARERRIDGMIVSNTTISRPASLRAPAAREGGGLSGAPLFALSTYMLAQTALRVERQFPLIGAGGVESAETALAKIEAGASLVQLYSALVYEGPALVSRIKSGLLATIERERTALSALVGRKSREIAAERP, encoded by the coding sequence ATGATCGACGCGTTCAGCCTCGCTTCGCCCCTGCTGCGACTTCTCGACGCTGAGGACGCGCATCGCGCGACGATCGCCGCCTTGAAGCTCCTTCCGACGCGCCGGCCCCCGACGGACGATCCGCGCCTCGCCGTCTCCGCCTTCGGGCTCGACTTCCCCAACCCCGTCGGCTTGGCGGCGGGCTTCGACAAGAATGCCGAGGTCGCCGGCCCTATGCTGGGTTTGGGCTTCGGCTTCGTCGAGGTGGGCACGCTGACGCCGCGCGCGCAGCCGGGAAATCCCCGGCCGAGGGCTTTCCGTCTCGTTCAGGATCGCGGCGTCATCAACCGCTACGGCTTCAACAATGAGGGCCATGCGCCGGCGCTGGCGCGCCTGTCGCTGGCGAGGCCCGACGGAATTCTCGGCGTCAACGTGGGCGCCAACAAGGACGCGGACGACCGCGTCGCCGATTATGTCGCGGGCGTCCGGACCTTTACGGAGGCGGCGAGCTATTTCACGATCAATGTGAGTTCGCCCAACACGCCGGGCCTGCGCGATTTGCAGGAGCCCGAGGCGCTCTCCGACCTTCTCGCGCGCGTCATCGAGGCGCGCGACGCCGCCGCGGTCCGGCGGCCAGTGCTGCTGAAGATTGCACCCGATCTTTCCCTGCCCCAGCTCGACGGCGTCGTGCGCGTGGCGCGGGAGCGGCGGATCGACGGAATGATCGTCTCCAACACCACCATTTCCCGCCCGGCGAGCCTCCGCGCGCCGGCGGCGCGGGAGGGCGGCGGACTCTCCGGCGCGCCGCTCTTTGCGCTCTCCACATACATGCTCGCGCAGACCGCTTTGCGCGTCGAGAGGCAGTTCCCGCTCATCGGCGCCGGCGGCGTCGAGAGCGCGGAGACGGCGCTCGCCAAGATCGAGGCGGGCGCGAGCCTCGTGCAGCTCTATTCGGCCCTCGTTTATGAGGGGCCGGCGCTTGTTTCGCGGATCAAATCGGGCCTTCTCGCCACGATCGAGAGAGAAAGAACCGCCCTATCGGCCCTCGTCGGCCGCAAGTCGCGGGAGATCGCGGCGGAACGGCCCTGA
- the mdoH gene encoding glucans biosynthesis glucosyltransferase MdoH, producing MDSLTLAPVDAVPPAQSYVDPVAAPPTPVEQRLSMPAQNLFKFDSRQVRKRLAPQLWETPWLARLVTFGGGLALTVYGGWQMYKVIDVGGVTTLKWALLTLFVLNFSWIALSFASAVVGFGALLSRRPAPGLPATLSQKTAVVMPIYNEAPSRVFAALQTIYEDVQATGLGDHFDWFFLSDTTNPDVWIAEERAFIGIRRRLGPKARIFYRRREKNVGRKAGNIEDFVSRWGGAYAQMVVLDADSLMTGPTIVRLAAAMEADPDSGIIQTLPLIINRNTLFARVQQFAARIYGPVIAVGLSCWMGRDGNYWGHNAIIRTEAFARHCGLPDLRGRPPFGGHILSHDFVEAALIRRAGYAVYMMPTLGGSYEESPPSLIDLSIRDRRWCQGNLQHSRVLFARGLSWASRQHFLTGIFGYLTSPLWLLQLLVGIVIVFQASYFKPEYFTSEFALFPTFPRFDAERSLELFALTMGILLAPKFFGLLVAIYEPETRRGSGGVIMLLISTLFEIVLSALLAPIMMLIQTGHVVHIVFGFDTGWDPQRRDDGSVPFIDIVRRHRSHVALGALSLVAGLMISPSLVAWMSPTIAGLILAIPISWLTSQRWLGLVFRRAGVLVTPEETTTPPIAKRGKALSKALARVEDDETNGVLAIHEDPELRALHEAWLPTRKPRQRGAVTADRAVAEAKIADAETIEDAVAWLNRGERLVALSDRAMIAMIARLPSKAEKQAASAKAAE from the coding sequence ATGGACTCCCTGACACTCGCGCCCGTCGACGCCGTTCCGCCGGCGCAAAGCTATGTCGATCCCGTGGCCGCCCCGCCGACGCCGGTCGAGCAGCGTCTCTCGATGCCGGCGCAAAATCTCTTCAAGTTCGACAGCCGGCAGGTTCGCAAGAGGCTTGCTCCTCAGTTGTGGGAGACGCCCTGGCTCGCGCGCCTCGTGACGTTCGGCGGCGGCCTTGCGCTCACCGTCTACGGCGGCTGGCAGATGTACAAGGTCATCGACGTGGGCGGCGTCACGACCCTGAAATGGGCGCTGCTGACGCTCTTCGTTCTCAACTTCTCCTGGATTGCGCTCAGCTTCGCGAGCGCCGTCGTCGGCTTCGGGGCGCTTCTGTCCAGACGGCCCGCGCCCGGCCTTCCGGCGACGCTTTCGCAAAAAACCGCCGTCGTCATGCCAATCTACAATGAGGCGCCGAGCCGCGTCTTCGCGGCGCTTCAGACGATTTACGAGGACGTGCAGGCGACGGGCCTCGGCGACCATTTCGACTGGTTTTTCCTCTCCGACACGACGAATCCCGACGTATGGATCGCGGAAGAGCGGGCCTTCATCGGCATTCGCCGTCGTCTCGGGCCCAAGGCGCGCATTTTCTACCGCCGGCGCGAGAAGAACGTCGGCCGAAAGGCCGGCAATATCGAAGACTTCGTCTCGCGCTGGGGGGGCGCCTATGCGCAAATGGTGGTGCTCGACGCCGACAGCCTGATGACCGGGCCAACCATCGTCCGCCTCGCCGCGGCGATGGAGGCGGACCCCGATTCCGGCATCATCCAGACGCTGCCGCTCATCATCAACCGCAACACGCTCTTCGCCCGCGTGCAGCAGTTCGCAGCGCGCATCTATGGGCCGGTGATCGCCGTGGGCCTCTCCTGCTGGATGGGTCGCGACGGCAATTACTGGGGCCACAACGCCATCATCCGCACAGAGGCCTTCGCCCGCCACTGCGGCCTCCCGGACCTGCGCGGCCGGCCGCCGTTTGGCGGCCATATTCTCTCGCACGACTTCGTCGAGGCGGCGCTGATCCGCCGCGCGGGCTATGCGGTTTACATGATGCCGACGCTCGGCGGCTCCTATGAGGAAAGCCCGCCCTCGCTCATCGACCTCTCGATCCGCGACCGGCGCTGGTGCCAGGGCAATCTCCAGCATTCGCGCGTCCTCTTCGCGCGCGGCCTGAGCTGGGCCTCGCGCCAGCACTTTCTCACCGGCATCTTCGGCTATCTCACCTCGCCGCTGTGGCTGCTTCAGCTCCTCGTCGGCATCGTGATCGTCTTCCAGGCGAGCTATTTCAAGCCGGAGTATTTCACGAGCGAATTCGCGCTCTTCCCGACCTTCCCGCGCTTCGACGCCGAACGTTCTCTCGAGCTCTTCGCCCTCACCATGGGCATTCTGCTCGCGCCCAAATTCTTCGGCCTGCTCGTCGCGATCTACGAGCCCGAGACGCGCCGGGGCTCGGGCGGCGTCATCATGCTGCTGATCTCGACCCTCTTCGAAATCGTACTCTCGGCGCTGCTTGCGCCAATCATGATGCTGATCCAGACCGGCCATGTCGTGCATATCGTCTTCGGCTTCGACACGGGCTGGGACCCGCAGCGGCGCGACGACGGCTCCGTGCCCTTCATCGACATCGTGCGCCGCCACCGCTCGCATGTGGCGCTCGGCGCGCTGAGCCTCGTCGCGGGCCTGATGATCTCGCCCTCGCTCGTCGCCTGGATGTCGCCGACGATCGCGGGCCTCATACTCGCCATTCCGATTTCCTGGCTCACCAGCCAGCGCTGGCTTGGCCTCGTCTTCCGCCGCGCCGGCGTGCTCGTCACCCCCGAAGAGACCACGACGCCGCCCATCGCCAAGCGCGGCAAGGCCCTTTCCAAGGCGCTGGCGCGCGTCGAGGACGATGAAACCAACGGCGTTCTCGCCATCCACGAAGATCCCGAACTGCGCGCGCTGCACGAAGCCTGGCTGCCGACGCGCAAGCCGCGCCAGCGCGGGGCCGTCACGGCGGACCGCGCCGTCGCCGAGGCCAAGATCGCCGACGCCGAAACCATCGAGGACGCCGTCGCCTGGCTCAATCGCGGCGAGCGTCTGGTGGCCCTCTCCGACCGCGCCATGATCGCCATGATCGCGCGCCTGCCGAGCAAGGCCGAAAAACAGGCGGCCAGCGCCAAGGCGGCGGAGTAA